A stretch of DNA from Agrobacterium cucumeris:
CAGGAAAGCGCCATCAGTCACATCGAATGACGGATGATGGGTGACAGCGAATGTACCCTTCAGCGGGCCTTCCAATATGGCCGCAAGCAGATTGCCGTCCGCATCGATACTCTTTTCAGCCACCACGACAAGAGCGCCAGCGAGCGGCGAACTGGCCGGCGAAACCGCCAGGGCCTCCATGCCGCCATTATGGCGCAGTTCATTATTGGGGATGAGATGTGGCAGGCGGCTGAGTGGCTTTGCTGTTGCAAAACCCGGATCCGGATAGATATCGATCCTGTGCCGCTGCTCGTAGCTGACGAACACCTGGCCGTCGCGCAGCGCCAGCCCTTCCGCATCCATTTCCATCTTGCGCGGCGGTTCGCGGCCACTCATGTCCAGCATGGGGGTGATGCGGGCATCGGCAAGCCCCGACAGCGCGCCGGCAGCACCACGCGTAATCCTGCCCGTCAGCCAGTGGCCGGTATCCAGCACAGCGATAAATTCCTCACCATCGGGGCGGAAGCGGATGGAGGATATCGCCCCGAACAGCTTTTCCGGGGCGCTCATCACCATGCCGCCGATAAATTCCAGCTTGCCGAAACGTTTTGCGCTGGTGCCGACTTCGAAACCCGACAGCAGGCGAACGCTCACCGGTACATCGATGGTCGATGCGCCGATGGGAATGGGAAACAGCGAAGCCGCCGCAAGCACAGCAGCGACCGCCAGAGACTTGCAGGAAAAGGCTACCCGGCCCCGCTTATCCGGCACGGCGGACCCTGCGGGACGAACCGGAGGCACTGCTCGTATCTTCGAAGAGAGCAGCAAGCTGCTCGGTCATCGCGCCGGCAAGCTCATCCGCATCAACGATGGTCACGGCACGGCGGTAATAACGGGTCACGTCATGGCCGATACCGATTGCCAGCAGTTCCACCGGCGAGCGCGTCTCGATCTGCTCGATGACCGCGCGCAGGTGCCGCTCCAGATAGTTGCCCGGATTAACCGACAGGGTCGAATCATCCACCGGCGCGCCGTCGGAGATCATCATCATGATCTTGCGCTGCTCGGGGCGGCCGATCAGGCGGTTATGCGCCCACATCAGCGCTTCACCGTCGATATTTTCCTTGAGAAGTCCCTCGCGCATCATCAGGCCGAGATTGCGCCGGGCGCGCCGCCACGGGGCATCCGCCGACTTATAGATGATGTGGCGCAGATCATTGAGACGACCCGGCGAAGCGGGCTTGCCATTGGCGAGCCACTGTTCGCGCGATTGTCCGCCCTTCCAAGCCTTGGTGGTGAAGCCGAGAATTTCGACCTTCACACCCGAACGTTCCAGCGTGCGCGCCAGAATGTCGGCGCAGGTGGCTGCGACCGTGATCGGACGGCCGCGCATCGAGCCGGAATTGTCGATGACCAGCGAAACCACGGTATCGCGGAATTTGGTGTCGCGTTCCTTCTTGAAGGAGAGCGGCTGCATGGGATCGATGATGAGCCGGACGAGGCGCGCCGGATCTAGATAACCCTCTTCCAGATCGAAATCCCAGGAGCGGTTCTGCTGCGCCATCAGGCGGCGCTGCAGACGGTTCGCCAGGCGTCCGACCGCACCCTGAAGATGCGCGAGTTGCTTGTCGAGAAAGGCGCGCAGCCGGTCAAGCTCGGCCTCGTCACACAGTTCCTCGGCGCGGATTTCCTCGTCGAATTCCTCGGTGAAGATGCGGTAGTCGACCTTCTCGTTAAAATCATCGAAGGGGCTGTTGGGGCGGCGGGTCTCACCGGGCGTTTCGGAGTCCTCGTCGAGATCGTCGGACATTTCTTCGTCCGACATCTCGGCGCCGTCCATCTCGCCTTCTTCCATTTCCTCCTGCGAGGCCTCGTTTTCATCGGCGGGCGTCGCATCGGAGCCGGCCTCTTCCTCGACCTGCTCTTCCTCGGTCTCGTTGGTGCGCGGCTGGTCCTCATTGGATTCCGCTTCCTGGCTTTCCGGCTCGTTATCCTCGTCGCCGAAATCTTCCGCCATCTGCATGGAGGTCAACATCTTGCGCACCAGCCGCGAGAACGCCTTCTGGTCGGTAATGACGCGGGAAAGGTCGTTGAGGTCGCCTGCGGCCTTGTCTTCGATGAAGTCGCGCCAGAGATCGAGAACCTTGCCGGCGCTCGCCGGCGGCTTTTCGCCGGTCAGTTTCTCGCGCACCAGAAGCGCCACAGCCTCGGCGAGCGGTGCGTCATCCTTATTGTTGATGCCGGAGAAATTGGCCTTGGCGTATTTTTCCGTATTCATGGCCTTGATATTGGAGGCCATGCCCGGCATGCGCAGCGCGCCGATGGATTCCACCCGCGCCTGTTCGACGGCATCGAAAACCAGCTGCGCTTCGGCGCCATGCGGCGACATCATCGCATGCGTGTCCGCATCGTGGCAGGCGAGACGCAGCGCCATGGAATCGCCGAGACCACGCGTGATGGCGATCTCCTGCGCCGTGGGTTTCTTGGAAATTTCCGGCAGGCGCATGCGCTCACCGGCAAGGCCCGGCCGCTCATTGGCGAAGACGACCTCGACCTCGGCATCACCGGCAACGGATCGCACGCATCCGGCAATCGCCTGACGCAACGGCTCCGTATCGACCGCCGTACCCGGTTTCGCTCTGGAATTGTCGCCGCGCCCTGCCATTGTCTTTCCTGTCAGTTGCCGACGCCTGCGGCCCACCCATCAGAGGATGCGCGGCCGCCGGCGTCTTCAAGTCATCGGTGATCTTCTCCGGAAAACCGGGGATGATCAGGCGCTGAGAACGATGTTCGCGGCGCTTTCTTTGAGCTCAACGCCAAAGGCACGCTGATACTGCTCGGCTACCAGGGTACGCTCAAGCTCGTCACACTTGTTGAGGAAGGTCACACGGAAGGCAAAGGCGAGATCGCCGAAGATTTCCGCATTTTCCGCCCAGGTGATGACGGTACGCGGGCTCATCACCGTGGAAAGGTCGCCATTAACAAAGGCCGAACGGGTCAGATCCGCCACGCGCACCATCTTGGAGACGGTTTCGCGACCCTTCGGATTGTCGAGGCTCTTCACCTTGGCGGCAATGATGTTCACTTCCTGCTCATGCGGCAGGTAGTTCAGCGTGGTGACGATGGACCAGCGGTCCATCTGCGCCTGGTTGATCTGCTGCGTGCCGTGGTAGAGGCCGGTCGTATCACCAAGGCCGACAGTGTTGGCGGTCGCGAAAATGCGGAAGGCGGGGTGAGGACGGATGACACGGCTCTGGTCGAGCAGGGTCAGGCGGCCGGAGGATTCCAGTACGCGCTGGATGACGAACATCACGTCCGGGCGGCCGGCATCATATTCATCGAAGACCAGCGCGACATTGTGCTGGTAGGCCCAGGGCAGAATGCCGTCCTTGAATTCGGTAACCTGCTTGCCGTCCTTCAGGACGATGGCGTCCTTGCCGACGAGGTCGATACGGCTGACATGGCTGTCGAGGTTGACGCGCACGCAGGGCCAGTTGAGGCGGGCAGCCACCTGCTCGATATGGGTGGACTTGCCGGTGCCGTGGAAACCGGAAACCATGACACGTCGGTTATGAGCAAAACCGGCTAGGATCGCGAGGGTCGTATCGCGGTCGAAAAGATAGTCGGGATCGAGGTCCGGCACATAGGCGTCGCCCTGGGAATAGGCGGGAACCCGCAGATCCGTATCAATGCCGAAAACCTCCCGCACGGACACAGTCGTGTCGGGCAGGTTGGAAATATCAAGGTCGATTTTGCTCATCACGTCTCCAAGGCGGGCGGCAGCCACCCGGCCACATCATCAATCAGGCGGTAAACACGTAAGTTGGCTTAGCAGAAACCTGACTGCTTTAACAATTGATATGCTTGAACAACAGCCCGAAAACGTTCTTCCGAACCACGATCGCCACCATTAGCATCAGGATGGTGCTTTTTGACAAGCTCCTTATAGCGCCTTTTTATCTCTTCCTGCTTCGCACTGGCAGAAAGACCGAGCGTATCGAAGGCTTTCGCCTCCAGCGTCTTCAGCTTGCGGTCCTGCTGCATGCGCTGTCCACCGGCCTTTGCGCCACCCGCAAAACCGCCGGCGAAGCCGAAGGGATCGCGAATGCGGGCATTGCCGCTCGCGGTGCCGGATCGAAGTGTGGAATGCAAAGGGCTGTCGCGCGCCGTCTTGTTGACGCCCACCGTCCAGGTCGGACGGTGACCGGTGATCGCCTCCTTCTGGTAACGGGCGATCTCGCCGTCTGAGAGGCCGGAGAAGTAATTATAGCCCTTGTTGTATTCCTTCACATGCTCAAAACAGAACAGGAAGAATTGCCCCTCGGCATTGCGGCCGACAGGTGCGCGGTGAACGCCCGGTTTATCGCATCCGTCCCACTGGCAGGTAGGAGCCTGAACCTCAGGTTCCCGCTCCCTTTTCCGGCGCGTGCGGATGCGGTCGAAATATTTCGAATCCAGTTTCATGATGCCCTGATTATGGAGTGCGAAAAGCCGCACAACAAGAATTGACAAAGCGGAATGTTGCTGGCTTTTAGGTAACCCCCTTCAAGACCAGCCAACAGGAATGGAGCCCTTCGCATGTCCCTGCGAGAACGTATAGAAACGAAGCTCCGTGAGAGCTTTTCACCAGAGCGCCTGAAAGTCGTCGATGAAAGCCAGATGCATGCGGGCCACCAGCCGGATATAACCGGCACGGGCGAAACACATCTGCGTGTTCAGATAGTGTCGGAAAGCTTCTCCGGCAAGTCTCGCGTCGAACGCCACCGGGCGATCAATGCCGTTTTGAAGCCCGAGCTCGACGCGGGCCTGCATGCGCTCGCGATCGAGGTGGCGGCACCGGGGGAAACGGTGCGGTTTTGATTGGGGCTGCCATCAAGACCGAGAGCAAGCCCCCTCCATCCGGCCCTTCGGGCCACCTTCTCCCCGGCCGGGGAGAAGTGCCGGAGCGAAGCGAGGCGATGAGGGGGGCCTCACCGTACTCCTCGGTGCCAGCTCACCCCGGATGCTTCTCCGACAGGAACGACTGCACCTCCGACGACGCCACATCATCCGCCACAAAAGACTGGCCAATGCCGTGGGTGAGGATGAAGGTGAGCTTGCCGCCCTTGACCTTCTTGTCCTGCGCGATCGCCGTCATCAGCGTCTCGACCGGCGGCAATTCGCCCGGAATATCCTTCATCGTTGTCGGCAGGCCGACCGCCTTCAGATGGGCTTCGACGCGCGCCGCATCATCAGGGCTTGCAAGGTTCATGCGAGCGGAGAACTGGTGCGCCAGCACCATGCCGATCGCCACACCTTCACCGTGCACCAGCCGCTTGCTGTCGTAATTGGTCGCCGCCTCCAGCGCGTGGCCGAATGTATGGCCGAGGTTCAAAAGGGCGCGCACGCCGTTTTCCTTCTCGTCGGCCACAACAACATCGGCCTTGGCCTGGCAGCTGGTCGCAATCGCCTCTATGCGGGCGGGGCCGCCGGTTCGGATTTCATCCCAATTCTTTTCGAGCCAGAAGAAGAAATCCGGCTTGTCGATCAGCCCGTATTTAACCACTTCGGCATAACCGGCGCGGAATTCGCGCGGGCTCAGCGTATCCAGCACCGCCGTATCCGCCAGCACCAGATCCGGCTGGTGGAAAACGCCGATGAGGTTCTTGCCGTGGCGGCTGTTGATGCCGGTCTTGCCGCCAACCGAGGAATCAACCTGCGCCAGAAGCGAGGTCGGTATCTGCACGAAGCGCACGCCCCGGCGCACGATGCCCGCTGCAAAACCGGCGAGATCACCGATCACGCCGCCGCCGAGCGCGATCACCGCATCGTTGCGCTCCACCCTTGCCGCCAGAACCGCATCGCAAACGGTGACCAGATGTTCGAAGCTCTTGGTCTTTTCGCCGGCCGGCAGGGTCAGCGAGACGGCCTCGATGCCATCCGTCTGCAGCCCGTCCATCAGGCCTTCGAGGTAAAGCGGCGCGACATGTTCATCGGTGATGATGGCCGCGCGCCGGCCCTTCAGCCGCGCCGAAATCTCGCCGCCCGCCCGGCCGATCAGGCCCGGCCCGATCAGAATGTCATAGGCGCGCTCGCCGAGCGGCACATGGACGAGACGTTCATCGGCGTGGATTTCGGAAGGCGTCATGGGGATCAGTCTTTCTGTTCGATGCCTGCAATGGCGGCCAGCACTTCTGTCACGATGATTTCCTTGCGGACATCGCGGGATTCGATGGTCAGATCCGCTTCGGCATAGATCGGATAGCGCTTCTCCATCAGGGCCGCGAGCGTGGCCTTGGGGTTTTCGGTCTTGAGAAGCGGGCGGTGGTCGCGCTTGTTGACCCTCTCCCACAAAACCTCGAGATCGGCCTTCAGCCACAATGAAATGCCGCCGCGCGTGATGTGCCGGCGGGTGTTGTCGTTGATGAAGGCGCCGCCGCCGGTGGAGATGACCTTGGGGCCGCCGCGCAGCAGCCGCTTGATGACCCGTGTTTCCAGCGCCCGGAATTCCTCCTCGCCATAAGTGGCGAAAAGTTCGGCTATCGTCATGCGCGAAACCCGCTCGATTTCGACATCCGTATCGATGAAGGAGACCTTGAGCTGCTGGGCGACCATGCGGCCTATCGCGGATTTTCCAGCCCCCATCAGCCCGACAAAGACGATGTTGCGCCGTCCGAGCTTTGCCCGCGCTTGTTCCCCGAGTGTGGCCGGGACGGATAAATTCGTTTCATTCATAAATTTGAAAGCCCGTTTGGCATGGATATCTGCAAATGTTTACGAAGCGTCAAGCCAAATTGCTGACTGAATTGCGTTGAATCACAATCAACGCCGCATGCGGCGCGGAGTAGACGTCGGCTTTTTGATCTTGCTGCCGCTATCGCCGCACCGCATATAAGTTTCGACCGCCACCTTCACGGAGCCGCCATGCCCACCCTCTTCCGCTTCACGATGATACTGGCGACCATTGCGGGGCTGATCTATGGCGGCATGGTGCTGCTTGTCATGTTCGTTCAGCCGCGCGACCGCGAAGTGACGGTGCGCATTCCTTCCGAGCGGCTGAACCCGCCGGCGGCTGAGCCGGCCAGGCGCACCCCATGAACGCTCAGGCGGCAGGAGGGCGCGATGGCGCGCGGCTGGAAAGCTTTCTGGAAATGATGAGCGCCGAGCGCGGCGCCGCCACAAACACACTCTCTTCCTATGAGCACGATCTTTCCGATCTGCGCGAATTTCTCGGCCAGCGCGGCCAGTCTTTGACGGAAGCGGGCACCCCGGACCTTTCCGCCTATCTGACCCATCTTTCCGCTCAGGGCTTTGCCGCCACTTCACAGGCAAGACGCCTGTCCTCCATGCGGCAATTCTATCGTTTTCTCTATTCGGAAGGGCTGCGCAGTGACGATCCGACCGGCATCATCGACGCCCCGAAAAAAGGCCTCACCCTGCCGAAAACAATGAGCGTCGACGATGTGAACAGGCTTCTTGCCCTTGCCGCGCAGGAAGCCGCCACATCCGGTCCCGGCCAGCTTGCCCGCATCCGCATGCATCTGCTGCTCGAGCTTCTTTATGCCACCGGCATGCGTGTCAGCGAACTCGTCTCGCTGCCGGTTAAGGTGCTGCGTCAGGAAGGCCGCTTCCTGATGATCCGCGGCAAGGGCAACAAGGACCGCATGGTTCTTCTTTCCCGCGCCGCCATCGAGGCGATGGAAAAATACGAGGCTGCCAGAAAGGCGCTCGCGCCGGAGAAAAGCAGGGCGGCCGCTTCGCAGAAAAAACCGGAGACACAGGAGAGCCCGTGGCTGTTTCCTTCGAACAGCAAGGAAGGTCACCTGCCCCGCCAGGTCTTTGCCCGCGACCTCAAGGATATTGCCATTCGTGCGGGTCTGATCCCATCTGCGGTATCACCGCACGTCCTGCGTCATGCCTTTGCCAGCCACCTTTTGCAGAACGGCGCTGACTTGCGCGCCGTGCAGGAACTGCTGGGCCATTCCGACATTTCCACGACACAAATCTATACACATGTGCTGGAAGAACGCCTGCAAGAGCTGGTACAAACACATCACCCCCTTGCCAAACAGGGCAAAAACCTTGATTAGAGCGACCGGAACCGCCGGATAATCCGGTCAAACCTTGCGCAAAACGATCGGAAACGGATCTCATGCACAATTATCTCGACTTCGAAAAACCTATCTCGGACCTTGAGGGCAAGATCATCGAGCTGAAGAAGCTTGCCGATGAAGACGAGAGCATAGACACCTCGGAGGAGATCAACCGCCTGGAATCGCGCGTCAACGATGCGATGCAGGACATCTATTCCAAGCTGAACGCCTGGCAGAAAACGCAGGTCGCGCGCCATCCGCAGCGCCCGCATTTCGTCGATTACGCCAAGGCGCTGTTCACCGATTTCACGCCGCTTGCCGGCGACCGCAAATTTTCCGAGGACGCGGCTATTCAGGCGGGCCTTGCCCGCTTCAACGGTCAGCCCGTCGCCATCATCGGCCAGGAAAAGGGCAACGACACCAAAAGCCGCCTGAAGCACAATTTCGGCAGCCCGCGCCCGGAAGGTTACCGCAAGGCGATCCGCGTGCTGGAACTGGCTGACCGTTTCTCGCTGCCGGTCATAACCCTAATCGATACGGCAGGCGCCTATCCGGGCGTCGGCGCGGAAGAGCGCGGCCAGGCCGAAGCCATCGCCCGCTCGACGGAAATGTGCCTCAACGTCAAGGTGCCGATCGTCTCCGTCGTCATCGGCGAAGGTGGTTCGGGCGGCGCAATCGCGATTGCCACCGGCAACCGCGTCTACATGCTCGAACATGCGATCTATTCGGTGATCTCGCCAGAAGGTGCAGCCTCCATTCTCTGGCGCGATTCGACCCGCGCCAAGGAAGCTGCAACCAATATGAAGATCACCTCGGAAGATCTGAAATCGCTTGGCGTTATCGACGGAATCATTCCCGAACCGATCGGCGGCGCACACCGTGCTCCGGAAACCGTGATCGGTGCGACCGGCGATGTGATCGCCAAGGCGCTGGCCGATCTGTCCCAGCGTTCCGGTACACAGCTGCGCGCTGAACGCCGCCAGAAGTTCCTGGATATTGGCCGGAATCTCTAACGCCGGCCTTATTTTCCTTGAATATCGCCCCAACTCGGCCATAGTCCGGTCACATCAAAAGATGTATCGGCGGCCGCGGGGCGGGTCCGATTTGAGTTAAGAAGATGTAAACGGTTAATACCGTATTTAAAATACACACGTGCTGGTGTAAAACTTGCGCCGCTTCGTGCCATCGTCTTTCGGATCAGATCATGCGTTTGACACATTTTGCCCTTCTCGCCTGCACCGCGCTCATTCTCACCGGTTGCAACGATACGCTCGAAACCGTGGAACGCGACGTTTCCCACGTCAAGAACAAGGTCGATTACCCGCTGTCTCCGTCCATTCTGGCCGAGATCGACAAAAGGGGCATGGACCGCACCTCGCCGATCATGATCCGCATCTTCAAGGAAGAAGGCGCCTTGGAAATCTGGAAGGCCAGACGCGACAACCGCTTCGAGAAGATCGCCGGTTACGAGATTTGCGCATGGTCCGGAAAACTCGGCCCGAAGGTGAAGGAAGGCGACCGGCAGGCGCCGGAAGGTTTCTACAACCTGACGCCCGCGCACCTTAATCCAAACTCGAAATATTATCTTGCCATCAATACCGGCTTCCCGAACCGCTACGATGCCGCCAATGGCCGCAACGGCACCAATCTGATGATCCATGGCGCCTGCTCATCGTCAGGCTGTTATTCGATGACGGATGCGCAGATTCTTGAAATCTACGGTTTTGCCCGTGACGCCTTCAAGGGCGGCCAGAAGACCGTGCAGCTGCAGGCCTTCCCGTTCCGCATGACGGCGGAGAACATGGCCCGCCATCGCCAGAGCGAGCATCTCGAATTCTGGAAGATGCTGAAGGTCGGTTACGACAATTTCGAAGTCACCAAGCGCCCGCCGGAGGTGAATGTCTGCGAGAAGAAATATGTCTTCAACCAGCAGACGGCAGGCGGCAGCTTCAACGCCTCCGCGCAGTGCCCGGGCATGAGCACGCCGCCCGCACTGGTCAGCGCGCTTTCGAGCTACGAAAAGACCTATGATCTCGCCTATGAAAAGGCGATGAAGAAATATGACGGCATGGCCTGGTACGACCCGAGCGAGGCGGAGCGCAAGGCGCTGGTCGCCGAAAAGCGCAAGGGACGCGAACCCGCCTATGCCCCGACCGGCTCGGCACTGAAGGCCGGCAAGCTGATGAAGGAAACGGAATTTGCCGCGCTGATGGAGAAGAAGCCGCAGCAGGTGACGTCGTCCTCCCCGGCAACCGCAGCCACCGCCTCATCCCTGCGTGGCCCACGCACCTCGACGCCCCAGCCAACCGCCCCACAGTCGAACCCGGCGCCTGCCGCTCCGACCATGGTTGCCACAGCCACCCCCGCGCCTTCGGCCAACGGCCAGAGCGGTGCGGCCGCACAG
This window harbors:
- the aroB gene encoding 3-dehydroquinate synthase, with translation MTPSEIHADERLVHVPLGERAYDILIGPGLIGRAGGEISARLKGRRAAIITDEHVAPLYLEGLMDGLQTDGIEAVSLTLPAGEKTKSFEHLVTVCDAVLAARVERNDAVIALGGGVIGDLAGFAAGIVRRGVRFVQIPTSLLAQVDSSVGGKTGINSRHGKNLIGVFHQPDLVLADTAVLDTLSPREFRAGYAEVVKYGLIDKPDFFFWLEKNWDEIRTGGPARIEAIATSCQAKADVVVADEKENGVRALLNLGHTFGHALEAATNYDSKRLVHGEGVAIGMVLAHQFSARMNLASPDDAARVEAHLKAVGLPTTMKDIPGELPPVETLMTAIAQDKKVKGGKLTFILTHGIGQSFVADDVASSEVQSFLSEKHPG
- a CDS encoding J domain-containing protein; protein product: MKLDSKYFDRIRTRRKREREPEVQAPTCQWDGCDKPGVHRAPVGRNAEGQFFLFCFEHVKEYNKGYNYFSGLSDGEIARYQKEAITGHRPTWTVGVNKTARDSPLHSTLRSGTASGNARIRDPFGFAGGFAGGAKAGGQRMQQDRKLKTLEAKAFDTLGLSASAKQEEIKRRYKELVKKHHPDANGGDRGSEERFRAVVQAYQLLKQSGFC
- a CDS encoding L,D-transpeptidase family protein, with product MRLTHFALLACTALILTGCNDTLETVERDVSHVKNKVDYPLSPSILAEIDKRGMDRTSPIMIRIFKEEGALEIWKARRDNRFEKIAGYEICAWSGKLGPKVKEGDRQAPEGFYNLTPAHLNPNSKYYLAINTGFPNRYDAANGRNGTNLMIHGACSSSGCYSMTDAQILEIYGFARDAFKGGQKTVQLQAFPFRMTAENMARHRQSEHLEFWKMLKVGYDNFEVTKRPPEVNVCEKKYVFNQQTAGGSFNASAQCPGMSTPPALVSALSSYEKTYDLAYEKAMKKYDGMAWYDPSEAERKALVAEKRKGREPAYAPTGSALKAGKLMKETEFAALMEKKPQQVTSSSPATAATASSLRGPRTSTPQPTAPQSNPAPAAPTMVATATPAPSANGQSGAAAQGIPVPALNPLAYSAPAPEAPEKKPFWKFWAKE
- the cobT gene encoding cobaltochelatase subunit CobT, giving the protein MAGRGDNSRAKPGTAVDTEPLRQAIAGCVRSVAGDAEVEVVFANERPGLAGERMRLPEISKKPTAQEIAITRGLGDSMALRLACHDADTHAMMSPHGAEAQLVFDAVEQARVESIGALRMPGMASNIKAMNTEKYAKANFSGINNKDDAPLAEAVALLVREKLTGEKPPASAGKVLDLWRDFIEDKAAGDLNDLSRVITDQKAFSRLVRKMLTSMQMAEDFGDEDNEPESQEAESNEDQPRTNETEEEQVEEEAGSDATPADENEASQEEMEEGEMDGAEMSDEEMSDDLDEDSETPGETRRPNSPFDDFNEKVDYRIFTEEFDEEIRAEELCDEAELDRLRAFLDKQLAHLQGAVGRLANRLQRRLMAQQNRSWDFDLEEGYLDPARLVRLIIDPMQPLSFKKERDTKFRDTVVSLVIDNSGSMRGRPITVAATCADILARTLERSGVKVEILGFTTKAWKGGQSREQWLANGKPASPGRLNDLRHIIYKSADAPWRRARRNLGLMMREGLLKENIDGEALMWAHNRLIGRPEQRKIMMMISDGAPVDDSTLSVNPGNYLERHLRAVIEQIETRSPVELLAIGIGHDVTRYYRRAVTIVDADELAGAMTEQLAALFEDTSSASGSSRRVRRAG
- the xerD gene encoding site-specific tyrosine recombinase XerD, whose protein sequence is MNAQAAGGRDGARLESFLEMMSAERGAATNTLSSYEHDLSDLREFLGQRGQSLTEAGTPDLSAYLTHLSAQGFAATSQARRLSSMRQFYRFLYSEGLRSDDPTGIIDAPKKGLTLPKTMSVDDVNRLLALAAQEAATSGPGQLARIRMHLLLELLYATGMRVSELVSLPVKVLRQEGRFLMIRGKGNKDRMVLLSRAAIEAMEKYEAARKALAPEKSRAAASQKKPETQESPWLFPSNSKEGHLPRQVFARDLKDIAIRAGLIPSAVSPHVLRHAFASHLLQNGADLRAVQELLGHSDISTTQIYTHVLEERLQELVQTHHPLAKQGKNLD
- a CDS encoding esterase-like activity of phytase family protein; amino-acid sequence: MPDKRGRVAFSCKSLAVAAVLAAASLFPIPIGASTIDVPVSVRLLSGFEVGTSAKRFGKLEFIGGMVMSAPEKLFGAISSIRFRPDGEEFIAVLDTGHWLTGRITRGAAGALSGLADARITPMLDMSGREPPRKMEMDAEGLALRDGQVFVSYEQRHRIDIYPDPGFATAKPLSRLPHLIPNNELRHNGGMEALAVSPASSPLAGALVVVAEKSIDADGNLLAAILEGPLKGTFAVTHHPSFDVTDGAFLPNGDLLLLERRFNFAEGVGMRIRRIRGADIRPGAVVDGEILMEAGMAYQIDNMEGMDVVKGPDGSTRLIIVSDDNHSFLQRNLMLEFKLVE
- a CDS encoding BolA family protein, giving the protein MSLRERIETKLRESFSPERLKVVDESQMHAGHQPDITGTGETHLRVQIVSESFSGKSRVERHRAINAVLKPELDAGLHALAIEVAAPGETVRF
- a CDS encoding histidine kinase; amino-acid sequence: MPTLFRFTMILATIAGLIYGGMVLLVMFVQPRDREVTVRIPSERLNPPAAEPARRTP
- a CDS encoding shikimate kinase, giving the protein MNETNLSVPATLGEQARAKLGRRNIVFVGLMGAGKSAIGRMVAQQLKVSFIDTDVEIERVSRMTIAELFATYGEEEFRALETRVIKRLLRGGPKVISTGGGAFINDNTRRHITRGGISLWLKADLEVLWERVNKRDHRPLLKTENPKATLAALMEKRYPIYAEADLTIESRDVRKEIIVTEVLAAIAGIEQKD
- a CDS encoding acetyl-CoA carboxylase carboxyltransferase subunit alpha, translating into MHNYLDFEKPISDLEGKIIELKKLADEDESIDTSEEINRLESRVNDAMQDIYSKLNAWQKTQVARHPQRPHFVDYAKALFTDFTPLAGDRKFSEDAAIQAGLARFNGQPVAIIGQEKGNDTKSRLKHNFGSPRPEGYRKAIRVLELADRFSLPVITLIDTAGAYPGVGAEERGQAEAIARSTEMCLNVKVPIVSVVIGEGGSGGAIAIATGNRVYMLEHAIYSVISPEGAASILWRDSTRAKEAATNMKITSEDLKSLGVIDGIIPEPIGGAHRAPETVIGATGDVIAKALADLSQRSGTQLRAERRQKFLDIGRNL
- the cobS gene encoding cobaltochelatase subunit CobS translates to MSKIDLDISNLPDTTVSVREVFGIDTDLRVPAYSQGDAYVPDLDPDYLFDRDTTLAILAGFAHNRRVMVSGFHGTGKSTHIEQVAARLNWPCVRVNLDSHVSRIDLVGKDAIVLKDGKQVTEFKDGILPWAYQHNVALVFDEYDAGRPDVMFVIQRVLESSGRLTLLDQSRVIRPHPAFRIFATANTVGLGDTTGLYHGTQQINQAQMDRWSIVTTLNYLPHEQEVNIIAAKVKSLDNPKGRETVSKMVRVADLTRSAFVNGDLSTVMSPRTVITWAENAEIFGDLAFAFRVTFLNKCDELERTLVAEQYQRAFGVELKESAANIVLSA